In a genomic window of Paraburkholderia phenazinium:
- a CDS encoding IlvD/Edd family dehydratase: MPDKKRALRSAQWFGTADKNGFMYRSWMKNQGIPDHEFQGKPIIGICNTWSELTPCNAHFRKIAEHVKRGVFEAGGFPVEFPVFSNGESNLRPTAMFTRNLASMDVEESIRGNPIDAVVLLAGCDKTTPALLMGAASCDVPAIMVSGGPMLNGKHEGRDIGSGTVVWQLSEQVKAGKISLHEFMSAEAGMSRSAGTCNTMGTASTMACMAEALGVTLPHNAAIPAVDSRRYVLAHMSGMRIVEMALEDLRLSKLLTREAFENAIRVNAAIGGSTNAAIHLKAIAGRIGVNLELDDWTRIGRGTPTLVDLQPSGRFLMEEFYYAGGLPAVLKRLGEAGLLPHPDALTANGQSLWDNNKEAPIYNDEVIRPLDKPLVADGGLCIVRGNLAPNGAVVKPSAATPALLKHRGRAVVFENFDDYKARIGDPELDVTADSILVMKNCGPKGYPGMAEVGNMGLPPKLLAQGVTDMVRVSDARMSGTAYGTVVLHVSPEARAGGPLAVVREGDWIELDCLAGRLHLDIGADELTARLADWAETQQKIPADASGYRQLYVEHVLQADQGCDFDFLVGCRGAEVPRHSH, from the coding sequence ATGCCAGACAAAAAACGAGCGCTGCGCTCGGCGCAGTGGTTCGGCACCGCCGACAAGAACGGCTTCATGTACCGCAGCTGGATGAAGAATCAGGGCATTCCTGATCACGAGTTCCAGGGCAAGCCGATCATCGGCATCTGCAATACCTGGTCGGAGCTAACGCCGTGCAATGCGCACTTCCGCAAGATCGCGGAGCACGTCAAGCGCGGGGTGTTCGAAGCGGGCGGCTTCCCGGTCGAATTCCCGGTCTTCTCGAACGGCGAGTCGAACCTGCGCCCCACCGCCATGTTCACGCGCAACCTCGCGAGCATGGATGTGGAGGAGTCGATCCGCGGCAATCCGATCGACGCGGTGGTCCTGCTCGCGGGTTGCGACAAGACCACCCCGGCACTCCTGATGGGCGCGGCCAGTTGCGACGTGCCCGCCATCATGGTGAGCGGCGGCCCGATGCTCAACGGCAAGCATGAGGGCCGCGACATCGGCTCGGGCACCGTTGTCTGGCAGCTCAGCGAGCAGGTGAAGGCGGGCAAGATCTCGCTGCATGAATTCATGTCCGCCGAAGCGGGCATGTCGCGCTCCGCGGGTACTTGTAACACCATGGGCACCGCCTCGACGATGGCGTGCATGGCCGAAGCGCTCGGCGTCACGCTGCCGCACAACGCGGCGATTCCCGCGGTCGACTCGCGCCGCTACGTCCTCGCGCATATGTCGGGCATGCGCATCGTCGAGATGGCGCTTGAAGACCTGCGACTGTCGAAGCTGCTGACGCGCGAGGCCTTCGAAAACGCGATCCGTGTGAACGCGGCAATCGGCGGCTCGACGAATGCCGCAATCCACCTCAAGGCGATCGCCGGACGCATTGGCGTGAACCTCGAACTCGACGACTGGACGCGCATAGGCCGCGGCACGCCCACGCTGGTCGATCTGCAGCCGTCGGGCCGCTTCCTGATGGAAGAGTTCTATTACGCGGGCGGTTTGCCGGCCGTGCTGAAGCGCCTCGGCGAAGCGGGCCTGCTGCCGCATCCGGATGCCTTGACCGCGAACGGCCAGTCGCTGTGGGACAACAACAAGGAAGCGCCGATCTATAACGACGAAGTGATTCGTCCGCTCGACAAACCGCTCGTCGCCGACGGCGGTCTGTGCATCGTACGCGGCAATCTCGCGCCGAACGGTGCGGTGGTGAAGCCGTCTGCCGCGACGCCGGCCCTGCTCAAGCACCGTGGGCGCGCCGTGGTATTCGAGAACTTCGACGACTACAAGGCGCGCATCGGCGACCCCGAACTCGACGTGACGGCCGACTCCATCCTCGTGATGAAGAACTGCGGACCGAAGGGTTATCCGGGCATGGCCGAGGTGGGCAACATGGGCTTGCCGCCGAAACTGCTCGCACAAGGCGTGACGGATATGGTGCGGGTGTCGGATGCGCGCATGAGCGGCACCGCGTACGGCACGGTCGTGCTGCACGTGTCGCCCGAAGCGCGCGCCGGCGGTCCGCTCGCCGTGGTCCGCGAAGGCGACTGGATCGAACTGGACTGCCTCGCTGGACGGTTGCATCTCGACATCGGCGCGGACGAGCTGACGGCACGTCTGGCCGATTGGGCGGAAACACAGCAGAAGATACCGGCGGATGCGAGCGGCTATCGCCAGCTCTATGTCGAGCATGTCCTGCAAGCCGACCAGGGCTGCGACTTCGACTTCCTGGTGGGCTGCCGCGGCGCGGAGGTGCCGCGCCACTCGCATTGA
- a CDS encoding response regulator, which yields MTDTLPTIPILIVEDEPKLAALLADYLRAEGYQTTTLADGLQVIPFVHAHPPALILLDLMLPGRGGFEICRELRTFSTIPVVILTARVDEIDRLLGLELGADDYVCKPFSPREVVARVKAILRRAGKPAATPQPEIAPQPPLVVDVERHVARLDDKDLQLTPIELRLLALLQSTPGRIYRRDHLLRQLYDDHRVVTDRTVDTHVKNLRRKLQVVRPGQDMIRSIYGVGYRLDPDLEDQDG from the coding sequence ATGACTGACACGCTCCCTACCATTCCGATCCTGATCGTCGAGGATGAACCGAAGCTCGCCGCGCTGCTTGCGGACTATCTGCGGGCGGAGGGTTATCAAACCACCACGCTCGCCGACGGCCTGCAGGTGATTCCCTTCGTGCACGCCCATCCGCCCGCGCTGATTCTGCTCGACCTGATGCTGCCGGGACGCGGTGGATTCGAAATATGCCGCGAATTGCGCACGTTTTCGACGATACCGGTGGTCATCCTGACCGCGCGTGTCGACGAGATCGATCGTCTGTTGGGCCTCGAACTCGGCGCGGACGACTACGTCTGCAAGCCCTTCAGCCCGCGCGAAGTGGTCGCGCGCGTGAAGGCCATCCTGCGGCGCGCCGGCAAACCGGCCGCGACGCCGCAGCCGGAAATCGCGCCGCAGCCACCGCTCGTGGTCGATGTCGAACGGCACGTCGCGCGGCTCGACGACAAGGACCTGCAGCTCACGCCGATCGAACTGCGACTGCTCGCGCTGCTGCAGTCCACGCCGGGCCGGATCTACCGGCGCGATCATCTGTTGCGCCAGCTCTACGACGATCACCGTGTCGTGACGGACCGCACCGTCGATACCCATGTCAAGAATCTGCGCCGCAAGCTGCAAGTCGTCCGCCCGGGGCAGGACATGATCCGCTCGATCTATGGCGTCGGCTATCGGCTCGACCCGGATCTCGAAGACCAGGACGGCTGA
- a CDS encoding Gfo/Idh/MocA family protein, with protein MPKQISIGIVGVGKIARDQHLPAIAANDGFKLVACASRNAQVDGVRNYRTLQEMLAAEPELEAVSLCATPQVRFEQARAALVAGKHVMLEKPPGASVVEVSLLAELAREHGCSLFASWHSRYAPAVEAARTWLAGRDIQSVKVLWKEDVRKWHPNQDWIWQPGGLGVFDPGINALSIITRILPHAFFLKSAELWVPSNRQTPIAANLDFTDERDTPIRAEFDWRHGSEELWQIEATTGDGVLRLAQGGKQMHIDGVAVEIGPEREYPGLYERFGELITAGHGDVDIRPLEHVADALLLGHRHAVEPFVE; from the coding sequence ATGCCGAAGCAGATTTCGATAGGCATTGTGGGCGTGGGCAAGATCGCACGCGACCAGCATTTGCCGGCTATCGCGGCAAACGACGGATTCAAGCTTGTCGCGTGCGCGAGCCGTAACGCGCAGGTCGATGGCGTGCGCAACTACAGGACGCTTCAGGAGATGCTCGCGGCCGAGCCCGAACTGGAAGCGGTCTCGCTTTGCGCGACTCCGCAAGTGCGCTTCGAGCAGGCACGCGCCGCCCTCGTCGCGGGCAAGCATGTGATGCTGGAGAAGCCGCCCGGCGCGAGCGTCGTCGAGGTGAGCCTGCTTGCCGAGCTTGCCCGCGAACACGGTTGCAGTCTGTTCGCTTCGTGGCATTCCCGCTATGCGCCTGCGGTCGAGGCCGCCCGGACATGGCTCGCAGGACGCGACATCCAGTCCGTGAAGGTCCTGTGGAAGGAAGATGTCAGGAAGTGGCATCCGAATCAGGACTGGATCTGGCAGCCGGGGGGACTGGGCGTCTTCGATCCGGGCATCAATGCCTTGTCGATCATCACACGCATCTTGCCGCACGCGTTTTTTCTGAAGTCCGCCGAGCTTTGGGTGCCGTCCAACCGGCAGACCCCGATTGCCGCCAACCTGGATTTCACCGACGAACGCGATACGCCGATCCGCGCGGAGTTCGACTGGCGCCATGGTTCCGAAGAATTGTGGCAGATCGAGGCGACGACCGGCGACGGGGTTCTGCGCCTCGCGCAGGGCGGCAAGCAGATGCATATCGACGGCGTGGCTGTGGAGATCGGTCCGGAGCGGGAATACCCCGGATTGTACGAACGCTTTGGCGAACTGATTACTGCCGGTCATGGCGACGTGGATATCCGGCCGCTCGAACACGTGGCCGACGCGCTGCTGCTGGGCCACCGGCACGCGGTCGAGCCGTTCGTCGAATAA
- a CDS encoding ATP-binding protein, which translates to MKLGITSKLFLAISTSCVAIAVTMGAAMRVSFENGFFDYLGERNTSSAIQLEKALEGAYAQHGSWNFLRNDRNAWRTFVENAHIGSSQRGPWGAENRPDGPGGPGGPGGPGGPGGPGSDMPPPDGPPPDSPDQAGHGGFGPLPPCALYDVHKHAVVSNGPLPPPETSLEPLKVAGQVVGWLSVASPENMFYTADRRFQVRQLRATWIIVALAAVLAAVVAMVLARIFLAPIRRLADATHRLASGDYATRVPEGSRDEFNQLAKDFNQLAVSLEQAERSRRNFIADISHELRTPLAVLRGELEAIEDGVRHLDRASLTSLQTEVTMLSQLIDDLYELSLADIGALSFEKVPVDAAGIVEAAADAFEERLNTRHIALETAIAERPAVIVADPYRLTQLLKNLLENALRYTDPGGKVCVSVSMHAQRLHIDVQDSYPGVPEPLLPHLFERLFRVDISRSRQSGGAGLGLALCRHIVEAHDGTIEAARSPLGGLWIKLRFPLQSSHHD; encoded by the coding sequence ATGAAATTAGGCATCACGTCCAAGCTGTTTCTGGCTATCTCCACCTCGTGCGTCGCGATTGCGGTGACGATGGGTGCGGCCATGCGCGTGAGCTTCGAAAACGGCTTTTTCGACTACCTCGGCGAGCGCAACACCAGCAGTGCGATCCAGTTGGAGAAGGCTCTCGAAGGCGCCTACGCACAGCACGGCAGTTGGAACTTCCTGCGTAACGACCGCAATGCATGGCGGACATTCGTCGAAAATGCGCACATCGGCTCGTCGCAGCGTGGCCCGTGGGGAGCGGAGAACCGTCCTGACGGTCCGGGTGGTCCGGGTGGTCCTGGTGGTCCGGGAGGGCCCGGCGGTCCCGGCTCGGACATGCCGCCACCCGACGGTCCGCCGCCCGATTCGCCGGATCAGGCGGGCCACGGCGGCTTCGGACCGCTTCCGCCCTGCGCGCTCTATGACGTGCACAAGCATGCCGTCGTGAGTAACGGGCCATTGCCCCCGCCCGAGACATCGCTCGAGCCGTTGAAGGTGGCAGGACAGGTGGTGGGCTGGCTGTCGGTTGCCTCGCCCGAGAACATGTTTTATACGGCCGACCGCCGCTTCCAGGTCCGGCAATTGCGCGCCACCTGGATCATCGTCGCATTGGCCGCGGTGCTGGCCGCCGTGGTGGCCATGGTGCTGGCAAGAATCTTCCTCGCGCCGATCCGCCGCCTCGCAGACGCCACCCACCGCCTCGCCAGCGGCGACTACGCGACCCGCGTTCCGGAAGGCAGCCGCGACGAATTCAACCAGTTGGCGAAGGACTTCAACCAGCTAGCCGTATCGCTGGAACAAGCGGAACGCTCGCGCCGCAACTTCATCGCCGATATCTCGCACGAATTGCGCACACCGTTGGCCGTGCTACGGGGCGAACTCGAAGCGATCGAGGACGGCGTGCGCCATCTCGATCGCGCCTCGCTGACGTCGTTGCAGACGGAGGTGACGATGCTGAGCCAGTTGATCGACGACCTGTACGAGCTGTCCCTTGCCGATATCGGCGCGTTGTCGTTCGAAAAGGTGCCGGTGGACGCGGCGGGCATCGTCGAAGCCGCCGCCGACGCCTTCGAGGAACGGCTCAATACGCGGCATATCGCGCTTGAAACCGCCATCGCCGAGCGGCCGGCGGTGATCGTGGCCGACCCCTACCGCCTCACGCAACTGCTGAAGAATCTGCTGGAAAACGCCCTGCGCTACACCGATCCCGGCGGCAAGGTATGCGTCAGCGTATCGATGCACGCGCAACGATTGCATATCGACGTTCAGGACTCTTACCCAGGCGTGCCCGAACCCTTGTTGCCGCATCTGTTCGAGCGCCTGTTCCGCGTCGACATCTCGCGCAGCCGGCAAAGCGGCGGTGCGGGTCTGGGACTCGCGTTATGCCGCCATATCGTCGAAGCCCACGACGGGACCATCGAGGCCGCGCGTTCGCCGCTCGGCGGTCTTTGGATCAAGCTGCGCTTTCCGCTTCAATCCTCTCACCATGACTGA
- the araH gene encoding L-arabinose ABC transporter permease AraH: protein MQAWDFINKSGIVMVFIILFGVLSLTVPDFISARNIQGLLLSVTLIGSISVTMMFVLALGEVDLSVASIVAFSGVVASTLITATHSVLFGIAGGVLAGGAVGLVNGVLVARYKINSLIVTLAMMEVVRGLAYITSNGDAVMISEERFFDLGGGSFLGISYPIWSNIVGFVLFGFLLKKTVFGKNVLAVGGNSEAALLAGLPVTRIKIVVFVLQGLVTGFAGVMLASRMSLGDPKTSVGLELGVISACVLGGVSLTGGVATISGVLVGVLIMGSVQDAMSLLNVPTFYQYLIRGGILLLAVLFDHHRRSKRVA, encoded by the coding sequence ATGCAGGCCTGGGACTTCATCAACAAGTCCGGCATTGTGATGGTCTTCATCATCCTGTTCGGCGTGCTTTCGCTGACGGTGCCGGACTTCATCAGCGCACGCAATATTCAGGGGCTGTTGCTTTCGGTCACGCTGATCGGTTCGATCTCCGTCACGATGATGTTCGTGCTGGCGCTCGGCGAAGTGGACCTGTCGGTGGCGTCGATCGTCGCGTTCTCGGGCGTGGTGGCCTCCACCCTGATCACCGCGACGCACAGCGTGCTGTTCGGCATCGCCGGCGGCGTGCTGGCGGGAGGCGCGGTTGGCCTCGTCAACGGGGTGCTCGTTGCGCGCTACAAGATCAACTCGCTGATCGTGACGCTGGCCATGATGGAGGTAGTGCGGGGCCTGGCGTACATCACTTCGAACGGCGATGCGGTAATGATCTCCGAAGAACGCTTTTTCGATCTCGGCGGCGGCTCGTTCCTCGGCATCTCGTATCCGATCTGGAGCAATATCGTCGGCTTCGTCTTGTTCGGATTCCTGCTTAAAAAGACCGTGTTCGGCAAGAACGTACTGGCGGTTGGCGGCAATAGCGAAGCCGCGCTGCTCGCGGGGTTGCCCGTCACGCGCATCAAGATCGTGGTGTTCGTGCTGCAAGGCCTCGTCACCGGTTTCGCCGGTGTGATGCTCGCGTCGCGCATGAGCCTCGGCGATCCGAAGACCTCGGTCGGGCTCGAGCTCGGCGTGATTTCGGCATGTGTGCTCGGTGGCGTCTCGTTGACGGGTGGGGTGGCAACCATCTCCGGTGTGCTCGTCGGCGTGCTGATCATGGGTTCGGTGCAGGACGCCATGAGCCTGCTGAACGTGCCGACCTTCTATCAATACCTGATTCGCGGCGGCATCTTGTTGCTCGCGGTGCTGTTCGACCACCACCGGCGCAGCAAGCGGGTAGCGTGA
- the araG gene encoding L-arabinose ABC transporter ATP-binding protein AraG has protein sequence MTVSQPDAAHLDSSAGSSDTEAYLQLAGITVQFPGVLALDQVSLDVRRGEVHGLMGENGAGKSTLLKVLSGVNQPAAGTLSLNGVVQQFTTTKAAIEAGVAIIYQELHLVPELTVAENLMLGALPNRFGVLDEKALLARAMRELERLGEKIDPAQQVKYLSIGQRQMIEIGKALMRDARVIAFDEPTSSLSSRETTQLFRIIRALKAEGRAIIYVTHRMEEVYELCDRVTVFRDGRHIDTFEAGEGLDRDRLISCMVGRSIADVYGYRPRAAGDVQLEVKGLLGPGLKEPASFSARAGEIVGFFGLVGAGRSELMKLIYGAVKPAAGEIVLKGRRVRFATPRDAVRAGVALCPEDRKQEGIVSIASVSDNLNISCRRHFSRFNVLNSRKEAQTAKEFIAKLAIKTRNGETPIGTLSGGNQQKVILSRWLAEEIDVFLMDEPTRGIDVGARSEIYGLLYGLAEAGRTVIVVSSDLAEVIGIADRVLVMKEGRIVGDLPKAQATPDALIKLALPR, from the coding sequence ATGACGGTTTCCCAACCCGACGCAGCGCATCTGGACTCCAGCGCCGGTTCCAGTGATACAGAGGCGTATCTCCAGCTTGCCGGCATCACCGTGCAGTTTCCCGGTGTACTCGCGCTCGACCAGGTCTCGCTCGACGTGCGGCGCGGAGAAGTGCACGGCCTGATGGGCGAAAACGGCGCCGGCAAATCGACGCTGCTGAAGGTGCTGTCCGGTGTGAATCAGCCCGCTGCGGGCACGCTCTCGCTGAACGGCGTGGTGCAGCAGTTCACCACCACCAAGGCCGCGATCGAGGCCGGCGTCGCGATCATCTATCAGGAACTGCATCTGGTGCCTGAGCTGACCGTAGCGGAAAACCTGATGTTGGGCGCGTTGCCCAACCGCTTCGGTGTGCTGGACGAAAAAGCGCTGCTCGCGCGCGCCATGCGCGAACTCGAGCGGCTGGGCGAGAAGATCGATCCGGCGCAGCAGGTGAAGTATCTGTCCATCGGCCAGCGCCAGATGATCGAGATCGGCAAGGCGTTGATGCGCGATGCGCGCGTAATTGCGTTCGACGAGCCGACCAGTTCGCTGTCGTCGCGCGAGACGACGCAACTGTTCCGCATCATCCGCGCGCTGAAGGCAGAAGGGCGCGCAATCATCTACGTCACGCATCGCATGGAGGAAGTCTATGAACTCTGCGACCGCGTGACGGTGTTTCGCGACGGACGCCATATCGACACCTTCGAAGCCGGTGAGGGACTCGATCGCGACCGCCTGATCAGTTGCATGGTGGGCCGCTCGATTGCCGACGTCTACGGCTACCGGCCGCGCGCGGCAGGCGACGTGCAGCTCGAAGTAAAGGGGCTGCTGGGGCCGGGTCTCAAGGAGCCCGCGTCGTTTTCCGCGCGGGCGGGCGAGATTGTCGGCTTCTTCGGTCTGGTGGGCGCGGGCCGGTCCGAATTGATGAAGCTGATTTACGGTGCGGTGAAGCCGGCTGCCGGCGAGATCGTGCTGAAGGGCCGGCGCGTGCGTTTTGCGACGCCGCGCGACGCGGTGCGAGCGGGCGTCGCACTGTGCCCGGAAGACCGCAAGCAGGAGGGCATCGTCTCGATCGCGTCGGTCTCGGACAACCTGAATATCAGTTGCCGCCGGCACTTTAGCCGCTTCAACGTGCTCAACAGCCGCAAGGAAGCGCAGACCGCGAAGGAGTTCATCGCGAAGCTGGCGATCAAGACGCGCAACGGCGAGACACCCATCGGCACGCTCTCGGGCGGCAATCAGCAGAAGGTGATCTTGTCGCGCTGGCTCGCCGAAGAGATCGACGTGTTCCTGATGGACGAGCCGACCCGCGGCATCGACGTGGGCGCACGCAGCGAAATTTACGGCCTGCTCTATGGACTGGCCGAAGCGGGCCGCACCGTGATAGTCGTCTCGAGCGATCTGGCGGAAGTGATCGGGATCGCGGATCGGGTGCTGGTGATGAAAGAAGGCCGCATCGTCGGCGATTTGCCGAAAGCCCAGGCGACGCCCGACGCGCTGATCAAGCTCGCACTCCCGCGCTGA
- a CDS encoding porin — MKKFVLSGLSLAMLGVAGAAHAQSSVTLYGLIDAGITYTSNQGGSHNIQETSGTVNGSRWGLRGSEDLGGGLKAIFTLENGFSITSGKLGQNSLEFGRQAFVGLSSDQYGAVTLGRQYDSVVDYLAPLSLTGTSSGGTEAAHPFDNDNLDNSFRINNSIKYSSVNYGGFKFGALYGFSNDSGGFSTNRAYSLGTSYNYGPLNLAAGYMELNNAGVSLNSSGAVTNDATFAAGTQRTYGAGLNYALGQATLGFVFTQTHLDNATGIGASASGTSSGLTLIGGSASFTNYEVNARYSFTPALSLSGAYTFTDARIDGVSPKYNQFSLQAAYALSKRTDVYLMGVYQHVSDTGDSGLTADINGLSASSTNSQLAATIGLRHRF, encoded by the coding sequence ATGAAGAAATTCGTACTGTCCGGCCTCTCGCTGGCGATGCTTGGCGTTGCAGGCGCAGCTCACGCGCAGAGCAGCGTCACGCTTTACGGCCTGATCGACGCGGGCATCACCTACACGAGCAATCAGGGCGGCTCGCACAACATCCAGGAAACCAGCGGCACGGTGAACGGTAGCCGTTGGGGCCTGCGCGGTTCGGAAGACCTGGGTGGCGGCCTGAAGGCGATCTTCACGTTGGAAAACGGTTTCAGCATTACGAGCGGCAAGCTCGGCCAGAACAGCCTCGAGTTCGGCCGCCAGGCGTTCGTCGGCCTGTCGAGCGACCAGTACGGCGCCGTCACGCTGGGTCGTCAGTATGACTCCGTCGTCGACTACCTGGCGCCGCTTTCGCTGACCGGCACGTCGTCGGGCGGCACCGAGGCGGCTCACCCGTTCGACAACGACAACCTCGACAACTCGTTCCGTATCAACAACTCGATCAAGTACTCGAGCGTGAACTACGGCGGCTTCAAGTTCGGCGCCCTGTACGGCTTCTCGAACGATTCGGGCGGCTTCTCCACGAACCGCGCCTACAGCCTGGGTACCTCGTATAACTACGGCCCGTTGAACCTGGCAGCCGGCTACATGGAGTTGAACAACGCAGGCGTATCGCTCAATTCGAGCGGCGCAGTGACGAACGACGCCACCTTCGCGGCAGGCACGCAACGCACTTACGGTGCGGGCCTGAACTATGCCTTGGGCCAGGCGACGCTGGGCTTCGTGTTCACGCAGACCCACCTCGACAACGCAACCGGTATCGGTGCGTCGGCCTCGGGTACGTCGTCGGGCCTGACCTTGATCGGCGGCAGCGCAAGCTTTACCAACTATGAAGTGAACGCGCGCTACAGCTTCACGCCGGCCTTGTCGCTGTCGGGCGCTTACACGTTCACCGATGCGCGTATCGACGGCGTGAGCCCGAAATACAACCAGTTCAGCCTGCAAGCGGCGTATGCGTTGTCCAAGCGTACCGACGTCTACCTGATGGGCGTGTATCAGCACGTCAGCGACACGGGCGATTCGGGTCTGACCGCCGACATCAACGGCCTGAGCGCATCGTCGACCAACAGCCAGTTGGCGGCGACGATCGGTTTGCGTCACCGCTTCTAA
- a CDS encoding winged helix-turn-helix domain-containing protein, whose translation MRLLVVEPDQAVRDELRAHFHSEHVEMSVLYSASFLVRRVEQEMPSAIVMRADLPPSEAHKAIRNLRAAGHDLPVIMISKSADVIDKIIALELGADDYLVEPFDPRELSARLRCVMRRRTSVVYAAPEIRDRYSFGDWQIDFATRRLIRDDEDVGLRSSEFALLKIFAVNPLKIMSRSSIIALLGMRDTGQTERGLDVLVFRLRAVIEPDVGSPQYIQTVRGRGYIFVPCGEVSEAADARETRSRRAKLQRVQAGADHVQMS comes from the coding sequence ATGCGGCTTCTTGTGGTCGAGCCAGATCAGGCGGTACGTGATGAACTGCGTGCCCATTTTCACAGTGAGCACGTCGAAATGTCCGTGCTGTACAGCGCGAGCTTCCTGGTTCGGCGGGTCGAGCAGGAAATGCCCTCTGCGATCGTGATGCGGGCCGACTTGCCGCCCTCCGAGGCGCACAAGGCGATCCGGAATCTGCGCGCCGCCGGCCATGATCTGCCCGTCATCATGATCAGCAAGTCTGCCGACGTGATCGACAAGATCATTGCCCTCGAACTAGGGGCGGACGATTACCTGGTGGAACCCTTCGATCCCCGCGAACTGTCGGCGCGGCTCCGTTGCGTGATGCGGCGCCGCACCTCGGTGGTGTATGCGGCGCCGGAAATCCGCGATCGCTATTCGTTCGGCGACTGGCAGATCGACTTTGCGACCCGGCGCCTGATCAGGGACGACGAAGACGTCGGCCTGCGTTCGAGCGAATTCGCCTTGCTTAAAATCTTCGCGGTCAATCCGTTGAAGATCATGTCGCGCTCGAGCATCATCGCCTTGCTTGGGATGCGCGATACCGGTCAGACGGAGCGCGGTCTGGATGTATTGGTGTTTCGTCTGCGCGCGGTGATCGAGCCGGACGTTGGGAGTCCGCAATATATTCAGACCGTGCGTGGCCGCGGTTATATTTTTGTGCCCTGCGGCGAGGTGAGTGAAGCAGCCGACGCGCGCGAAACGCGCTCGCGCCGCGCCAAGCTCCAGCGCGTGCAGGCCGGCGCGGACCATGTGCAGATGAGTTAG
- a CDS encoding arabinose ABC transporter substrate-binding protein — MNQKLRRLTLSAMAAAVLAVPFATQMSVRADEPLKIGFLVKMPEQAWFINEQKAASALGQKDGFSVVNIGTPDGEKVLAAIDNLGAQGAKGFVICAPDVRLGPAIEARAKRYNMKFVTVDDQLVDSTGKPLADVPHLGMSAIKIGNQVGQAISDEMKRRGWKPEEVGALRITDYELPTAKQRTDGATQSLLANGFKKDNIFDAPQKTTDDEGGFNAVSPVLAQHPNIKKWVIFALNEETVLGGVRATEQLHIPASDVIGVGINGAGEAFAEFQKKEPTGFYGTIAVSSTNHGKESTENLVDWIKTGKQPPADTQTTGKLMVRSNWEDVRKELGI, encoded by the coding sequence ATGAACCAGAAGCTTCGCCGTTTGACCTTGTCCGCCATGGCGGCCGCCGTCCTCGCGGTACCGTTCGCGACCCAGATGTCGGTACGCGCAGACGAACCGCTCAAGATCGGTTTTCTGGTGAAGATGCCGGAACAGGCATGGTTCATCAACGAACAGAAGGCCGCTAGCGCGCTCGGTCAGAAGGATGGCTTCTCGGTGGTGAACATCGGCACGCCGGACGGCGAAAAAGTGCTGGCTGCAATCGATAACCTCGGCGCACAAGGCGCAAAGGGCTTTGTGATCTGCGCGCCAGACGTGCGGCTCGGACCGGCAATCGAGGCACGCGCCAAGCGCTACAACATGAAGTTCGTCACCGTCGACGATCAACTGGTCGACTCCACCGGCAAGCCGCTTGCCGATGTGCCGCACCTCGGGATGTCGGCCATCAAGATCGGCAATCAGGTGGGCCAGGCGATCTCCGATGAAATGAAACGGCGCGGCTGGAAGCCGGAAGAGGTCGGCGCGCTGCGCATCACCGACTACGAACTGCCGACCGCCAAGCAACGCACCGACGGCGCCACGCAGTCGCTGCTCGCCAACGGCTTCAAGAAGGACAACATCTTCGACGCGCCGCAGAAGACCACCGATGACGAAGGCGGCTTCAACGCCGTCTCGCCGGTGCTGGCGCAGCATCCGAACATCAAGAAGTGGGTGATCTTCGCGCTCAACGAAGAGACCGTGCTGGGTGGCGTGCGCGCGACCGAGCAACTGCACATTCCCGCTTCCGATGTGATCGGCGTCGGCATCAACGGCGCCGGCGAAGCGTTCGCCGAATTCCAGAAGAAGGAGCCGACCGGCTTCTACGGCACGATCGCCGTCAGCTCGACGAATCACGGCAAGGAGAGCACGGAGAACCTCGTCGACTGGATCAAGACGGGCAAGCAGCCGCCTGCCGACACGCAGACCACGGGCAAGCTGATGGTGCGCAGCAACTGGGAGGACGTGCGCAAGGAACTCGGTATTTAA